In the Limanda limanda chromosome 1, fLimLim1.1, whole genome shotgun sequence genome, one interval contains:
- the LOC133009256 gene encoding 4-galactosyl-N-acetylglucosaminide 3-alpha-L-fucosyltransferase 9-like, with translation MSLSSCQTTRQRQIISGCFLLVCFLVVFITYYKPEIEFPDFRDYLKRGNHSCECPVEAPSDGPQQIQDVEMDAEPDTLLLIWTWPFGSKFDLTCDIFKYKGCRLTDDKSLYHEAHGVFIHHRDIHGNLGNLPREPRPWFQKWVWMNMESPTHCAKLPGLDNLFNLTSCYRSDSHIPVPYGHLVPQKSEVESFQLPTKDKLVCWIVSNWHEGLIRIQYYNELKKHIQIDTYGRAFGKNLDDKNYINILSSCKFYLSFENSQHTDYISDKLFDPMRLGTVPVVLGPIRENYEDHVPGDSFIHVDDFSTPKELAERLLHLGQDTMEYMRFFDWKKRYRIHQSRFGRDHACKACRYLQENRGYQASHSLSKWFWDK, from the coding sequence ATGTCCCTCTCAAGCTGCCAGACGACTCGTCAGCGGCAAATTATCTCCGGCTGCTTCCTGTTGGTGTGTTTCCTGGTCGTTTTTATTACATACTACAAGCCAGAAATTGAGTTCCCGGATTTTCGTGATTATCTGAAGAGAGGCAATCATTCTTGTGAGTGCCCTGTGGAAGCACCTAGCGATGGTCCCCAGCAGATCCAGGACGTGGAGATGGACGCTGAGCCTGATACTCTTCTCTTGATTTGGACGTGGCCATTTGGCTCCAAATTCGATCTCACCTGCGATATCTTCAAATATAAAGGATGCCGCTTGACCGATGACAAGTCTCTTTACCACGAAGCCCACGGGGTTTTCATCCACCACAGGGACATTCATGGAAATCTGGGAAACTTGCCGAGAGAGCCACGTCCCTGGTTTCAGAAATGGGTTTGGATGAACATGGAGTCACCTACACATTGTGCAAAATTACCAGGACTTGATAACTTGTTCAACTTGACATCCTGTTATCGCTCAGATTCACATATCCCAGTGCCTTATGGGCATTTGGTGCCACAAAAATCTgaggtggaaagtttccagctgCCAACCAAGGACAAGTTGGTCTGTTGGATCGTGAGCAACTGGCATGAAGGGCTCATAAGAATTCAGTACTACAAtgaactgaaaaaacacatccagATAGACACTTATGGGAGGGCTTTTGGCAAAAATTTGGATGATAAAAACTATATCAACATATTATCTAGTTGTAAATTCTACCTCTCCTTTGAAAACTCTCAGCACACAGATTATATCTCAGACAAGTTATTCGATCCCATGAGACTGGGAACTGTACCCGTAGTTCTGGGCCCTATAAGAGAAAACTACGAGGACCATGTCCCAGGAGACTCTTTCATTCATGTCGATGACTTTTCCACTCCAAAGGAGCTGGCAGAGAGGCTCCTTCACCTAGGCCAGGATACGATGGAATACATGAGATTCTTTGACTGGAAAAAGAGGTATAGAATTCATCAGTCTAGGTTCGGCAGAGACCATGCCTGCAAAGCTTGTCGTTACTTACAAGAAAACAGAGGATACCAGGCTAGTCATTCTCTTTCCAAGTGGTTTTGGGATAAATAG
- the si:dkeyp-38g8.5 gene encoding uncharacterized protein si:dkeyp-38g8.5 isoform X2, translating into MDNNTEERLVEEVRRYEHLYNPSASDYKDEQLTEDSWREISAVVGLDVSECIKTWRRMRDKFVRVKKATTRSGGDAGRQNVPDFFISMSWLMPHIKHRMTKSKRDKKAEPSSTSAPEFSTKSSTSAPEFSTKSSTSAPEASPECTLSPSEVEEFVKLRVCNTSLFSGNKYASRLAWKAIVKHMGLQNKMTFRQASEMWENMKKKYKALKSPPDGMKVFPETWAHFHLMDEAAEGQLEGSAPVLKVFPVDKGNRDFLPISKPKKRRVVSMGTSPPVSSVADRPEIEVSLNGDEEEEEEEEEESLDVNLIMQEVDAERNVMEAERQVMDKEIRLMERERLVLERERAVLDREAATLERERATLDREMAMMERERVVLEREKAMVEKDKDAVCMERRALERARLGRLVSPREATEEATENHGEVTDSHPVDMDRKERFLSLFEKLIESF; encoded by the exons ATGGACAACAACACTGAAGAGCGCCTAGTGGAGGAGGTCCGCAGGTACGAGCACCTGTACAACCCGTCTGCGAGCGACTACAAAGACGAGCAGCTCACCGAGGACTCATGGAGGGAGATCTCGGCTGTGGTCGGTCTCGATGTCTCGGAGTGCATCaagacatggaggaggatgcGGGACAAGTTTGTACGGGTCAAGAAGGCCACGACACGCAGCGGTGGCGACGCAGGGAGGCAGAATGTCCCTGACTTCTTTATCTCTATGTCGTGGTTGATGCCACACATAAAGCATCGTATGACCAAGTCAAAACGCGACAAAAAG GCGGAGCCGTCATCCACCTCAGCACCTGAGTTCTCAACCAAGTCATCCACCTCAGCACCTGAGTTCTCCACCAAGTCATCCACCTCAGCACCTGAGGCCTCCCCCGAGTGCACAT tgagTCCGAGCGAAGTTGAAGAGTTTGTGAAGCTGAGGGTTTGTAATACCTCCCTCTTCTCTGGAAACAAGTACGCGTCCAGGCTGGCATGGAA GGCCATCGTCAAGCATATGGGATTACAAAACAAGATGACCTTTAGGCAAGCATCTGAAATGTGGgagaacatgaagaagaagTACAAG gCCCTGAAGAGCCCCCCAGACGGGATGAAAGTGTTCCCTGAGACGTGGGCTCACTTTCACCTGATGGACGAAGCTGCAGAGGGTCAACTGGAAGGCAGCGCCCCCGTCCTCAAGGTTTTCCCTGTTGATAAAGGCAATCGTGATTTCTTACCCATCTCCAAGCCCAAGAAGAGGAGGGTGGTATCCATGGGGACATCGCCCCCTGTATCTTCGGTAGCGGACAGGCCGGAGATCGAGGTTTCACTGAacggagatgaggaggaggaggaggaggaggaggaagaaagccTGGATGTGAATCTCATCATGCAGGAGGTGGATGCCGAGAGGAACGTGATGGAGGCGGAAAGACAGGTGATGGACAAAGAGATACGGCTGATGGAAAGGGAGCGGCTGGttctggagagggagagggcggTGCTGGATCGGGAGGCCGCCACTCTGGAGCGAGAACGGGCCACGCTGGACAGAGAGATGGCGATGATGGAGCGAGAGAGGGTGGTGCTGGAGAGGGAGAAGGCGATGGTGGAGAAGGACAAAGATGCTGTGTGCATGGAGCGGCGGGCTCTGGAGCGGGCCCGGCTGGGGAGACTCGTTTCCCCAAGAGAAGCAACAGAGGAGGCTACGGAAAACCACGGTGAGGTGACAGACTCTCATCCTGTGGACATGGACAGGAAGGAGCGGTTCCTTTCTTTGTTTGAAAAACTCATTGAAAGTTTTTGA
- the LOC133003981 gene encoding uncharacterized protein LOC133003981 isoform X1 — translation MATAGTPEDEHPHDYGYLSPRGSDSDEDDDSQVTAKEPCRYYNKGHCRDGDTCRHPHVCKFALSGNCRYGSGCKLKHPRGGGRSSGGAKERFTSRASEDEDPPEAGYLSPRGRNSDGDDDSQVTAKEPCRYYNKGHCRDGDTCTHPHVCKFALSGNCRYGSGCKLKHPRGGRRSSQAGGEDDPKISGGRLYKWQLNDGTGWMDFSNDHVIEAQYCLPHTKSIKLYNTTHGVVNINFNLMTVSGKSLRVRRLDDGNTEWVWFCTLYSKWIKYGDKDPDGKPTPANSSDIEQKFQSNPKSSFTFNIGAKTYEIKFVEMQQVSKDRKRRVTRRPLYRQRRAGAGVPRGHSVSQNTAVGTKPQWQFEGDNRVWHNFKNTRGTNETSDDIERKFQDDPNKIMDFQANGNTYNLDFGAMIQTNLKTMFTRRIRRRLV, via the exons ATGGCGACAGCTGGCA CTCCTGAGGACGAACACCCCCATGATTACGGTTATTTGTCGCCCAGAGGCAGCGATTCAGATGAAGACGATGATTCTCAG GTGACTGCGAAGGAGCCCTGCAGGTATTACAATAAGGGCCACTGTCGGGACGGTGACACGTGCAGACACCCGCACGTCTGTAAGTTTGCCCTGAGTGGAAACTGTAGATACGGGTCCGGGTGTAAGCTTAAACATCCCAGAGGAGGAGGTAGGTCGAGTGGGGGCGCCAAAGAGCGATTTACATCGAGAG CTTCTGAGGACGAAGACCCCCCCGAGGCTGGTTATTTGTCGCCCAGAGGCAGAAATTCAGATGGAGATGATGATTCTCAG gtGACTGCGAAGGAGCCCTGCAGGTATTACAATAAGGGCCACTGTCGGGACGGTGACACGTGCACGCACCCGCACGTTTGCAAGTTTGCCCTGAGTGGAAACTGTCGATACGGGTCCGGGTGTAAGCTGAAACAccccagaggaggaaggaggtcgAGTCAGGCCGGCGGGGAAGATG ATCCAAAGATTTCTGGTGGCCGACTCTACAAGTGGCAGTTGAATGATGGAACCGGCTGGATGGATTTTAGTAATGATCATGTGATTGAGGCCCAGTATTGCCTGCCCCACACCAAAAGTATTAAACTCTACAACACAACGCATGG gGTCGTGAacattaattttaatttgatgACAGTGTCTGGGAAGAGCCTGAGAGTGAGACGTCTGGATGATGGAAACACAGAGTGGGTCTGGTTCTGCACTTTGTATAGTAAGTGGATCAAGTACGGAGACAAG GATCCAGACGGAAAACCCACTCCCGCGAACAGCTCCGACATAGAACAGAAGTTCCAGAGTAACCCAAAAAGCTCTTTCACTTTCAACATCGGCGCTAAAACCTATGAAATAAAATTCGTAG AAATGCAACAGGTGAGTAAGGACAGAAAGAGGAGAGTCACTCGACGTCCACTTTACCGACAGCGCCGAGCAGGGGCAGG AGTTCCTCGAGGCCACTCAGTTTCCCAGAATACTGCTGTGGGCACCAAACCTCAGTGGCAGTTCGAGGGGGACAATCGAGTCTGGCACAATTTCAAAAACACG CGCGGCACGAATGAAACCAGCGATGACATTGAGCGGAAGTTCCAGGACGACCCCAACAAGATCATGGACTTCCAAGCCAACGGAAACACGTACAATCTAGACTTTGGAG CGATGATCCAAACCAACCTCAAGACCATGTTCACACGCAGGATCAGACGTAGGCTGGTGTGA
- the si:dkeyp-38g8.5 gene encoding uncharacterized protein si:dkeyp-38g8.5 isoform X1, which translates to MDNNTEERLVEEVRRYEHLYNPSASDYKDEQLTEDSWREISAVVGLDVSECIKTWRRMRDKFVRVKKATTRSGGDAGRQNVPDFFISMSWLMPHIKHRMTKSKRDKKQAEPSSTSAPEFSTKSSTSAPEFSTKSSTSAPEASPECTLSPSEVEEFVKLRVCNTSLFSGNKYASRLAWKAIVKHMGLQNKMTFRQASEMWENMKKKYKALKSPPDGMKVFPETWAHFHLMDEAAEGQLEGSAPVLKVFPVDKGNRDFLPISKPKKRRVVSMGTSPPVSSVADRPEIEVSLNGDEEEEEEEEEESLDVNLIMQEVDAERNVMEAERQVMDKEIRLMERERLVLERERAVLDREAATLERERATLDREMAMMERERVVLEREKAMVEKDKDAVCMERRALERARLGRLVSPREATEEATENHGEVTDSHPVDMDRKERFLSLFEKLIESF; encoded by the exons ATGGACAACAACACTGAAGAGCGCCTAGTGGAGGAGGTCCGCAGGTACGAGCACCTGTACAACCCGTCTGCGAGCGACTACAAAGACGAGCAGCTCACCGAGGACTCATGGAGGGAGATCTCGGCTGTGGTCGGTCTCGATGTCTCGGAGTGCATCaagacatggaggaggatgcGGGACAAGTTTGTACGGGTCAAGAAGGCCACGACACGCAGCGGTGGCGACGCAGGGAGGCAGAATGTCCCTGACTTCTTTATCTCTATGTCGTGGTTGATGCCACACATAAAGCATCGTATGACCAAGTCAAAACGCGACAAAAAG CAGGCGGAGCCGTCATCCACCTCAGCACCTGAGTTCTCAACCAAGTCATCCACCTCAGCACCTGAGTTCTCCACCAAGTCATCCACCTCAGCACCTGAGGCCTCCCCCGAGTGCACAT tgagTCCGAGCGAAGTTGAAGAGTTTGTGAAGCTGAGGGTTTGTAATACCTCCCTCTTCTCTGGAAACAAGTACGCGTCCAGGCTGGCATGGAA GGCCATCGTCAAGCATATGGGATTACAAAACAAGATGACCTTTAGGCAAGCATCTGAAATGTGGgagaacatgaagaagaagTACAAG gCCCTGAAGAGCCCCCCAGACGGGATGAAAGTGTTCCCTGAGACGTGGGCTCACTTTCACCTGATGGACGAAGCTGCAGAGGGTCAACTGGAAGGCAGCGCCCCCGTCCTCAAGGTTTTCCCTGTTGATAAAGGCAATCGTGATTTCTTACCCATCTCCAAGCCCAAGAAGAGGAGGGTGGTATCCATGGGGACATCGCCCCCTGTATCTTCGGTAGCGGACAGGCCGGAGATCGAGGTTTCACTGAacggagatgaggaggaggaggaggaggaggaggaagaaagccTGGATGTGAATCTCATCATGCAGGAGGTGGATGCCGAGAGGAACGTGATGGAGGCGGAAAGACAGGTGATGGACAAAGAGATACGGCTGATGGAAAGGGAGCGGCTGGttctggagagggagagggcggTGCTGGATCGGGAGGCCGCCACTCTGGAGCGAGAACGGGCCACGCTGGACAGAGAGATGGCGATGATGGAGCGAGAGAGGGTGGTGCTGGAGAGGGAGAAGGCGATGGTGGAGAAGGACAAAGATGCTGTGTGCATGGAGCGGCGGGCTCTGGAGCGGGCCCGGCTGGGGAGACTCGTTTCCCCAAGAGAAGCAACAGAGGAGGCTACGGAAAACCACGGTGAGGTGACAGACTCTCATCCTGTGGACATGGACAGGAAGGAGCGGTTCCTTTCTTTGTTTGAAAAACTCATTGAAAGTTTTTGA
- the scyl2 gene encoding SCY1-like protein 2: protein MESMLNKLKSTVTKVTADVTSAVMGNPVTREFEVGRHIASGGPGMCWRIYNGTKKSTKQEVAVFVFEKKVVDKYQKFEKDQIVDSLKRGVQQLTRLRHPRLLTVQHPLEESRDCLAFCTEPVFASLSNVLGHWDNLPSPVPNDIKEYKLYDVETKYGLLQISEGMAFLHSGVKMVHGNLCLENIILNKSGAWKIMGFDFSISSSNPSDAEPKYTCKEWEPVLPPLCLPNPEYLAPEYILSVSCDSASDMYSLGVVMHAIFNEGKPVFKVNKHDIFKSFSRQLDQLSSMNPALLNKIPDEVREHVKMLLSVAPNVRPDADQMTKIPFFDDVGAVTLQYFDTLFQRDNLQKSQFYKGLPKVLPKLPKRVVVYRILPSLTSEFVNPDMVPFVLPNVLLIAEECTKEEYIRLILPDLTPVFKQQEPIQILLIFLQKMDLLLTKTPPEEIKNSVLPMVYRALGAPSVQIQELCLNIIPTFANLIDYPSMKNSLIPRIKSACLQTSSLAVRVNSLVCLGKILEYLDKWFVIDEILPFLQQIPSREPAVLMGILGIYKCTFSHKKLGIPKEHLATKSLPHLVSLSIDNNLNLNQFNSFMAVIREMLSRMENEHKTKLEQLHLMQEQQRSINISNPGNQPEETKGPPSSGNQIDDIFGSTGVNGKENGSAPAAVASQPNRMSLTLEEKQRLAKEQEQAVKLRNQQPLAPQTMKQNATTNSQTKDLTSSLLSMTTLSSLSLANTARPAPVQGSTMSAYPSSSPVVGSMGTPVSNGFNAPMGFQTGGMGMGMRPTGPGLYGGMATTTSTPNFGALTQNHTSIGQPNKAPDLSALDSLFTPSKPKVSLNQMGPIAAPATNTPWLNQYGSAQNAQTQMQGMPVGSGGVPAGFGMQANPFFSPQNFSQPPAVPSMNQSGVKHSASVNNDLKDLFG, encoded by the exons ATGGAATCCATGCTTAACAAGCTTAAAAGCACTGTCACTAAGGTGACAGCAGATGTCACCAGCGCTGTCATGGGCAACCCGGTGACACGAGAGTTTGAGGTTGGACGACATATCGCCAGCGGGGGTCCTGGAATGTGCTGGAGAATCTACAATGGCACCAAGAAGTCCACCAAACAG GAAGTGGCAGTGTTTGTGTTCGAGAAGAAGGTGGTCGACAAGTATCAGAAATTCGAAAAAGACCAAATCGTTGATTCGCTGAAAAGAGGAGTGCAACAGCTGACCAGACTGCGTCATCCCCGTCTCCTGACTGTGCAGCATCCTCTGGAGGAGTCACG GGACTGTCTGGCGTTCTGTACAGAGCCGGTGTTTGCAAGTCTGTCCAATGTGCTGGGCCACTGGGACAACCTGCCGAGCCCTGTGCCCAACGACATCAAGGAGTACAAGCTCTATGACGTGGAGACCAAGTATGGCTTGCTACAG ATCTCGGAGGGTATGGCCTTCCTCCACAGTGGCGTGAAAATGGTTCATGGCAACCTGTGTCTAGAGAACATAATCCTCAACAAGAGTGGAGCCTGGAAAATCATGGGCTTTGACTTCAGCATCTCCTCTTCAAACCCCTCAGATGCTGAG ccCAAGTACACATGTAAAGAGTGGGAGCCCGTCCTccctccactctgcctccccaACCCTGAGTACCTGGCCCCTGAGTACATCCTGTCTGTCAGCTGCGACTCTGCCTCCGACATGTACTCACTGGGTGTGGTCATGCATGCCATCTTCAATGAGGGAAAGCCCGTTTTCAAGGTCaacaaacatgacattttcAAGAGCTTCAGCCGGCAGCTGGACCAG CTGAGCAGCATGAATCCAGCATTGCTGAACAAGATCCCCGACGAGGTGCGGGAGCACGTCAAAATGCTGCTCAGTGTCGCGCCCAATGTCCGGCCTGATGCTGACCAGATGACCAAG ATCCCATTTTTTGATGATGTGGGTGCTGTCACTCTTCAGTACTTTGACACCCTTTTCCAAAGGGACAACCTACAGAAGTCTCAGTTCTATAAAGGCCTCCCCAAAGTCCTCCCTAAACTGCCCAAG AGAGTGGTGGTGTATCGAATCCTGCCGTCATTGACCTCTGAGTTTGTCAACCCGGACATGGTTCCCTTCGTGCTGCCCAATGTTCTGCTGATTGCAGAGGAGTGCACAAAGGAGGAGTACATTCGTCTCATCCTGCCTGACCTCACACCTGTTTTCAAACAGCAGGAGCCTATTCAG ATCCTGCTGATCTTCCTGCAGAAGATGGACCTGCTGCTGACCAAAACACCGCCAGAGGAAATCAAGAACAGCGTGTTGCCTATGGTCTACAGAGCTCTTGGAGCCCCTTCTGTACAGATCCAG GAGCTGTGCCTGAACATCATCCCCACATTTGCCAACCTGATTGACTACCCGTCCATGAAGAACTCCCTCATCCCGCGGATCAAATCAGCCTGCCTGCAGACCTCCTCGCTAGCT GTACGAGTGAACTCTCTGGTGTGTCTAGGGAAGATTTTGGAATATCTAGACAAGTGGTTTGTCATTGATGAGATCCTGCCCTTCTTACAACAGATCCCCTCTAGAGAACCAGCAGTGCTCATGGGCATCCTAG GAATCTATAAATGCACTTTCAGCCACAAGAAGCTGGGCATTCCCAAAGAGCACCTCGCTACAAAGAGCCTGCCCCACCTGGTCTCTCTTAGTATAGACAACAACCTCAATCTGAATCAG TTTAACTCGTTCATGGCGGTTATACGCGAAATGCTGAGTCGCATGGAGAATGAACACAAGACCAAGTTGGAGCAGCTGCACCTcatgcaggagcagcagag GAGTATAAACATTTCAAACCCAGGGAACCAACCAGAGGAGACAAAGGGCCCACCAAGCTCCGGCAACCAG ATTGACGATATCTTTGGCAGCACAGGGGTTAATGGAAAAGAGAATGGGTCTGCACCAGCTGCAGTAGCCTCACAGCCTAATAGG ATGTCTCTTACTCTTGAGGAGAAACAGCGTTTGGCTAAGGAGCAAGAACAAGCAGTCAAACTGAGGAACCAGCAGCCGTTGGCACCACAGACCATGAAACAGAACGCCACCACCAactcacag ACTAAAGATCTGACCAGCAGCCTTCTCAGCATGACGACCCTAAGCAGCCTGTCTTTGGCCAACACAGCACGACCAGCCCCGGTGCAGGGCAGCACCATGTCTGCCTATCCCTCCTCTAGCCCTGTGGTTGGCTCCATGGGCACCCCAGTCTCTAATGGCTTCAATGCACCTATGGGCTTCCAGACAGGGGGCATGGGGATGGGCATGCGGCCCACCGGCCCTGGCCTCTATGGCGGCATGGCTACCACGACCAGCACCCCAAACTTTGGCGCGCTGACACAGAATCACACATCCATTGGGCAGCCAAACAAAGCTCCCGACTTGTCAGCCCTGGACAGTCTTTTTACACCCAGCAAACCCAAAGTCAGCCTCAACCAAATGGGTCCCATAGCCGCACCTGCAACCAACACACCCTGGCTTAATCAGTACGGTTCTGCCCAGAACGCTCAAACTCAGATGCAGGGTATGCCAGTAGGTTCTGGAGGAGTGCCCGCTGGGTTTGGGATGCAAGCAAACCCTTTTTTCAGCCCACAGAACTTTTCTCAACCTCCTGCTGTCCCAAGTATGAACCAAAGTGGAGTTAAACATAGTGCATCTGTCAACAATGACCTCAAAGACTTATTTGGGTAA
- the depdc4 gene encoding DEP domain-containing protein 4 translates to MAVDLTPRFRRLNSQTRSLRENIQHVFSGPFGATQLWHSIIQALQTQVEVRRCRRHLRVHAECFTGSDAVDAVLSYLMQNVVFCSSEVSRLKAARLCQALMEAKVFEPVGTKLFRRDKEVTFEDSSCSLYRFLEYKVVPSSSMKGCSSVTENMSPEEPETKRKKSSRNELRTIANPLAVGPSDKRVERLLGNINLRPTMSPGLHTAASSSVFLSKAAVEEVWKQQTLLQLLQIVELPMLDCILTSPSSVEPQACRALLTTQDLVISNTCLEREMPDALNLPKLDGWLSAAADCLELFPDQLIVFAGEQLRQGSDASAEDGNAEQRSTQKRLLFDTIAKYYSGQEKAPLLSGRYLDIHVAILNFLDGGKVQDSIKASQLCLRLLERNVRDELRRLLAFMATAAHPDACRLQKQTDNKALVCRTFQRAIVQNHKLTRTQSETLVLFLMDSHTELFKTPTSLIEAVRGTLRTMQLGKDPDSIATFTFCQQATPQEYEDQREATTLESLKQLLRDISSSESMSAKDKRRLLKEFEKHHPVVFLQHFSGIF, encoded by the exons ATGGCGGTGGATTTGACTCCTCGCTTCAGAAGGTTGAACAGCCAAACAAGAAGCTTGCGTGAGAATATACAGCACG TTTTCTCGGGGCCCTTTGGTGCCACTCAGCTATGGCACAGCATCATCCAGGCCCTGCAAACCCAGGTAGAGGTGCGTCGCTGCAGGAGGCACCTACGCGTCCATGCCGAATGTTTCACAGGCTCAGATGCTGTGGACGCCGTCCTCAGCTATCTGATGCAGAATGTGGTGTTTTGCTCGAGTGAAGTGTCTCGTCTCAAAGCTGCTCGGCTCTGCCAGGCTCTGATGGAGGCAAAGGTGTTTGAGCCAGTGGGCACAAAGCTGTTTCGCAGAGACAAGGAAGTGACGTTTGaggacagcagctgcagcctctaCCGTTTCCTGGAATATAAAGTGGTACCCAGCTCTTCCATGAAGGGATGCAGTAGTGTCACAGAAAACATGTCACCAGAGGAGCCGGAGACTAAGAGAAAGAAGAGCTCCAG AAACGAACTGAGAACAATCGCCAATCCTCTTGCTGTCGGACCATCAGACAAGAGGGTTGAGAGGCTGCTGGGGAACATCAACCTGCGGCCCACCATGTCACCGGGTTTACATACAGCTGCATCatcttctgtctttctgtccaaGGCTG CGGTAGAGGAGGTTTGGAAGCAGCagacgctgctgcagctgctgcagatagTGGAGTTGCCCATGCTGGACTGCATCCTGACCTCTCCTTCCAGTGTTGAGCCTCAGGCCTGCAGAGCTCTTCTGACCACCCAGGACCTGGTTATCTCCAACAcgtgtctggagagagagatgccAGACGCCCTTAACCTGCCAAA GTTGGATGGGTGGCTGTcggcagcagcagactgtttgGAGCTCTTCCCCGACCAGTTGATTGTGTTTGCAGGGGAGCAGCTCCGCCAAGGCAGCGATGCATCTGCAGAGGATGGAAATGCAGAGCAGAGGTCCACCCAGAAGAGACTGCTCTTTGACACCATTGCCAAGTACTACAGTGGACAGGAAAAAGCTCCACTTCTCTCGGGACGCTACCTGGATATACATGTTGCAATTCTCAATTTCCTCG ATGGAGGGAAGGTGCAGGATTCCATCAAAGCATCTCAGTTGTGTTTGCGACTTCTGGAGAGAAATGTGAGAGATGAACTGCGGAGATTACTGGCCTTCATGGCCACAGCAGCTCACCCAGATGCCTGTCGTCTACAGAAACAA ACTGATAATAAAGCCTTGGTCTGCCGCACTTTTCAGAGAGCAATTGTCCAGAATCACAAACTGACTCGAACCCAGAGTGAAACCCTGGTTCTTTTTCTCATGGACAGTCACACTGAGCTCTTCAAG ACCCCTACGTCCCTTattgaagctgtgagaggaacACTGAGGACTATGCAGCTGGGAAAAGACCCTGATTCAATTGCTA CGTTCACCTTCTGCCAGCAGGCGACACCCCAGGAGTACGAGGACCAGCGTGAGGCTACCACCCTGGAGAGCCTCAAACAGCTTCTACGTGATATTTCCTCCAGTGAGAGCATGTCTGCCAAGGACAAGAGGAGGCTGCTCAAAGAGTTCGAAAAGCATCACCCTGTGGTTTTCCTCCAACATTTCTCCGGCATCTTCTGA
- the LOC133003981 gene encoding protein mono-ADP-ribosyltransferase PARP12-like isoform X2, translating to MATAGTPEDEHPHDYGYLSPRGSDSDEDDDSQVTAKEPCRYYNKGHCRDGDTCRHPHVCKFALSGNCRYGSGCKLKHPRGGASEDEDPPEAGYLSPRGRNSDGDDDSQVTAKEPCRYYNKGHCRDGDTCTHPHVCKFALSGNCRYGSGCKLKHPRGGRRSSQAGGEDDPKISGGRLYKWQLNDGTGWMDFSNDHVIEAQYCLPHTKSIKLYNTTHGVVNINFNLMTVSGKSLRVRRLDDGNTEWVWFCTLYSKWIKYGDKDPDGKPTPANSSDIEQKFQSNPKSSFTFNIGAKTYEIKFVEMQQVSKDRKRRVTRRPLYRQRRAGAGVPRGHSVSQNTAVGTKPQWQFEGDNRVWHNFKNTRGTNETSDDIERKFQDDPNKIMDFQANGNTYNLDFGAMIQTNLKTMFTRRIRRRLV from the exons ATGGCGACAGCTGGCA CTCCTGAGGACGAACACCCCCATGATTACGGTTATTTGTCGCCCAGAGGCAGCGATTCAGATGAAGACGATGATTCTCAG GTGACTGCGAAGGAGCCCTGCAGGTATTACAATAAGGGCCACTGTCGGGACGGTGACACGTGCAGACACCCGCACGTCTGTAAGTTTGCCCTGAGTGGAAACTGTAGATACGGGTCCGGGTGTAAGCTTAAACATCCCAGAGGAGGAG CTTCTGAGGACGAAGACCCCCCCGAGGCTGGTTATTTGTCGCCCAGAGGCAGAAATTCAGATGGAGATGATGATTCTCAG gtGACTGCGAAGGAGCCCTGCAGGTATTACAATAAGGGCCACTGTCGGGACGGTGACACGTGCACGCACCCGCACGTTTGCAAGTTTGCCCTGAGTGGAAACTGTCGATACGGGTCCGGGTGTAAGCTGAAACAccccagaggaggaaggaggtcgAGTCAGGCCGGCGGGGAAGATG ATCCAAAGATTTCTGGTGGCCGACTCTACAAGTGGCAGTTGAATGATGGAACCGGCTGGATGGATTTTAGTAATGATCATGTGATTGAGGCCCAGTATTGCCTGCCCCACACCAAAAGTATTAAACTCTACAACACAACGCATGG gGTCGTGAacattaattttaatttgatgACAGTGTCTGGGAAGAGCCTGAGAGTGAGACGTCTGGATGATGGAAACACAGAGTGGGTCTGGTTCTGCACTTTGTATAGTAAGTGGATCAAGTACGGAGACAAG GATCCAGACGGAAAACCCACTCCCGCGAACAGCTCCGACATAGAACAGAAGTTCCAGAGTAACCCAAAAAGCTCTTTCACTTTCAACATCGGCGCTAAAACCTATGAAATAAAATTCGTAG AAATGCAACAGGTGAGTAAGGACAGAAAGAGGAGAGTCACTCGACGTCCACTTTACCGACAGCGCCGAGCAGGGGCAGG AGTTCCTCGAGGCCACTCAGTTTCCCAGAATACTGCTGTGGGCACCAAACCTCAGTGGCAGTTCGAGGGGGACAATCGAGTCTGGCACAATTTCAAAAACACG CGCGGCACGAATGAAACCAGCGATGACATTGAGCGGAAGTTCCAGGACGACCCCAACAAGATCATGGACTTCCAAGCCAACGGAAACACGTACAATCTAGACTTTGGAG CGATGATCCAAACCAACCTCAAGACCATGTTCACACGCAGGATCAGACGTAGGCTGGTGTGA